The Stigmatella aurantiaca genome includes the window CGTCGAGCCGCTCCTCCGTGGAGGGCTCCTCCTGGAATCGCGGTGAGCGCCGGTGCCGGGTCCCCGCCTCGTAGGCCCCGGCGAGTTCGAGCAAGGTGGCCTCGTCCCACGGCCGGCCCAGGAACGAAAGGCCCACGGGCAGCTCCGTCCCCGTCCCTGCCCCGCGAAACGTCCCGGCTGGGACCGTGAGCTGCGGGGCTTGGGTCACCGTCGCCAGCGTGCCGTGCGCGGGCAGCGAGAGAAAGACGAGCGCGTCGAGCCCCTGCTGGTCCAGCTCCTGGCTCAGGGCGCGCTGGTTGTCGCGGATGATCCGGCGGTACCACGGGGCGAAGACATCCGGCAGGCGCACGTTCGGCCAGAGCGCCACGACCGGGGCCTTGCCAATGTCGTGAAGGGCCCCCGGTGCGAGCAGGCCCAGCTTGAACAGCTCCCGCATGGTGGTGGGCGGGGCGCTGCGCGCCTTGAGGTGCGCCACGAGCGCGTTGTGGTACGCGAGCGACGAGAGCCGGCTCATCCGCACGCCCTTCAGGTGGACGTCCGGCACCACCGTCGCGCCCAGGCTCGCGAGATCCCGCAGTGCCTGCTCGAACGGCGCCCGCATCTCCTCCGGAACGGAGAAGGCCGCATTGCCAGCGCGAACCAGGACCCCGATGCGCCGTCCTGGAACGCGGCGGGAGGCCTCCTGGCGCCCAGCCCCCGGCGCCTCCATGGCGTTCAGCACCCGGCCCAGGTCCGCGACCGTCCGGGTGATGGGCCCGGGAGACGTATCCGTACACGCGAGGACCACGCCCTCGCGAGGGACGCGGCCCACACTCGGCCGGAGCCCCACGGCCCCGTTGAGGGCGGCCGGCAGGATGATGGAGCAGCAGTCATCGACACCGGCGGCCACCATGCCAAAGTTCGCCGAGATGGCGATCGCAGGGCCATGGCTCGACCCGCCGGGCTCCTCGCGCGTGTCATACACATTGCCAGCCCGTCCAAACCGGCTGCCCCAGGCGTCGGTCCCGATCCCCAGCCCGGTCATGGAGGCCGTCCCCATGATGAGGGCCCCGGCGCGGCGCAGGTTCGCCACGAGGGCGGCATCCTC containing:
- a CDS encoding amidase, with the protein product MSGPVLDEATIDSVHEGYRSGALSCSRLVEFYLQRVKRFDLRTGGRPPLNSIVSIAPDVREQAARCDRELAEGGVSKPLQGIPVWVKDNISVAGLAASAGLLDFTDAVAREDAALVANLRRAGALIMGTASMTGLGIGTDAWGSRFGRAGNVYDTREEPGGSSHGPAIAISANFGMVAAGVDDCCSIILPAALNGAVGLRPSVGRVPREGVVLACTDTSPGPITRTVADLGRVLNAMEAPGAGRQEASRRVPGRRIGVLVRAGNAAFSVPEEMRAPFEQALRDLASLGATVVPDVHLKGVRMSRLSSLAYHNALVAHLKARSAPPTTMRELFKLGLLAPGALHDIGKAPVVALWPNVRLPDVFAPWYRRIIRDNQRALSQELDQQGLDALVFLSLPAHGTLATVTQAPQLTVPAGTFRGAGTGTELPVGLSFLGRPWDEATLLELAGAYEAGTRHRRSPRFQEEPSTEERLDVAQFNAVKLAVAHRVRDTMRLRTRTDAPLSPEEFTAAVDGVKKELGFRD